TCCCCCATGGGTGGTTGCAACCCAATGGTGGCCCGCAATCCGCGGCTAGAGCTACCATCGAGGAGTTGCCATGAGGTAGAATGGGATTGCTTCTTTtcctaattatttttaataattttgggatttaatctttttattttaaaatttatgttttcgTATATCTTTATTATATATTCAGATAATGTGTAATTAGTATGGTACGTATCAATTTTGTATTCATTGAAACATGTCATATTTGCCATGTGGCAAGACGCTCCGTTAATGTATTAAACGAAGATGCAGTACTGAGGTAATTGATTAcggtttaaaaaaaatcttaagcATTTATGGAAACATTTATGGAAGCTGAACAttccaggaaaaataaaacagatgatATGGAGGGCACTAAGTAATATTCTACCTACAAcagaaaatctttttaaaaagaaattcttAAAGAGCAACATATTCCCCATTTGCAAATCAGAGAAAGAATCCGTTATCCGTGCTTTGTGGATGTGTCCTGCAACAGCTGATGTTTGGGAGGATGGTAAAGTCAAGTCAGAAAATGGAAAAGGAATTATGAAAGCTTTGACATACTATGGGCTGAGATGATTTCAAGATTACCAAAGGAAAGTGTGGAGCATAATTCTGCTATTCTACACCAGTTGTGGCTTAGAAggaataatttcatctttaaaaataaattcagaagTCCAACTGATGTTCTTGAGGTGGCTATTACTGAATTATCACAATTCCAACAGGTGCACCAAAGAGATACCAGGATATTAGAAAGGGTCCATTCTGGGAGAGCTTAGCAATATTGGTTTCCTCCAGTGGGGTCTCGGTTTAAAGTCAATTTTGATGCCGTTTTCgataaggaaaatgaaacaatGGGCATTGGAATAATTATAAGAGATAGTGATGGAGCAGTGCATGCAACTCTTATTGCAGCAAAGGATCATATATATTCTGCTAGTCAAGCAGAAGGAAACTCTATGGGGAGAGCAATGAAGTTATGTTTGGAGCTGGACTTGGCTCAAGTTGattttgaaggggatgctaaAGTGGTAATAAATGATGTTAATTCCAGATTAGTCAACAACTTATGGTATGGCCAACTTACGGAAGATATCAAGATAAAGTTACAGATTCATCAAGAGTGGAGTCTTAATTTTATTCTTAGAATCTGTAATAATGCTGCTCATACAGTAGCTAAATTAGGCTTAAGGGCTGAGAACGAGATGATATGGTTAGAAAATGGGTATTTAGAGGTCATGCGTGCAAGTTCTCTTGACAATAGATGTAATCCTGAAGTTATATGAATGAaggttttcttttcaaaaaaaaaaaaatcttaagcATCAATATGTCAAAGTTCAAAagcctacatatatataaatatatataatatatatcacaatTTACAAAACCAGTAAAAATTTTAAGTACTGCATTTATAATTAAACGTATTGATCATCATGTGCATCTGATCATGATCTATATATGTACTAATTACCTAAGGATAGGGaaagtctttttttttacaAGGGCGAAGGGCTTCGAATCCAAATTTTCATTTGGAGAATCACGTCATATCTCATCAGGCTCTTGGCAAGGATAGGAAAAGTCGCATGGTTAATTTgcacttaatttatttataatccaAATATATATGAATCGCATTACAAATTGACTCTCGATGGCAGAGGCACAGATCACGTATTCTCTGACCACCAAATATAAAATCAGTAATAAACAACAGAAATCAATCCCACGCATACATGATACATTCTCCAAACTGCATGCAACTTGattaaaacagaaaacaaaacccaaaaacaaagaaTTAGGCATGTCATGTGTAGTACTAGCTAGTCTAATAAAAACCGGTTTGAGGGAGCTGTGGAGACGACTCACGAGGTTCTGAGGTGTAGAAGAAAAGGCCAACAGAGAATAACTTCATTTGTTTGTTGCTGAGAATGCGGAAAGAAGAAAGGGCAGCACCAGTACTACCATGGTTCACATCAATAGGAACTTTACAAGTTTCTAGTGGAGAATGCTCTAGTAATGCCTTGCATTCTTTTATATTCCTGCTTTCCTTAAGAAACGAAGAAGATAATGGAGCAAGGAAGTAGCCCTTCGCATCGCATTCATCACTCAATATGGAGAAAGGAATTGCCTCGTACCCTTTCTCGTCAACAGCTTTACATGTTATCCTTGCCACGGCTCCTGCATGATTTGCCAGAAAGAATATGAAAACGAATGATTGAAACGCATGCATGATATCTTCGTTAAATCAATAAAAGAACTCTGATATTCAAGTATGCAAACATATTGATGATAGAGGTAGACATATTACTTTTTTAAGTGGAACGTACTTGGAGCCTAATTTACATAAAACAAGGCCTTGAATACAGATGACTTTTGTAAGTAGCTCATCCTTTCCTTTTGAATCTTCCTTCTCATAATCAGGTTTTGTGGGAAGACTAGGCAGCTTATCATTTCCCTAATCAGGTTTTGGCTTCTGATCATCATAGTCTGGTTTTGTGGGAAGAGTACTAGGCTTATCATTTCCTTGGGGTTTTGGTTTCCCATAGTCTAGTTGTTCTGTGGGGAGAGGTTTATGATCTTGGGGTTTTGGTTGACCGTAGTCCGGTTTTGGAGCATATCCATAATCGGTAGCGGAGGCAATAACTAGCAGTGACAAAAGAAGGATAGAGGTTGAAGACATGAAAAAACGAGTGAGAGCCATTTCGATTTTATGTAAATATGCACAAGTACTAGGATTGCTTACTGCGCACAATGAAGAGGCTATACATATACTTTTATATATGATGAAGCTGCAGGCGGCCGGGGTTTGATTATCAGGTTATAATTAAACCATGAAATAaagtagtatatattaatatataaagtagTAATTCCTCAATTAAACATGTTTAGGAATTACTTGGATCCACGTAAGATAGCAAATGGCCGGCCGTCTTTAATCTGATGCCAGTAGTACGTACGAGATCGATCGTGATCAAATCAAGGATtgtcaaataattaattagtgGATCGATCGTCAATATAATTGGTTGCACGACAGGACACGTACAATCTggtcaacacacacatgatataTATGCATGTCATTTGATACGCATAATAGATAATATTAATGTTAGCAGGAATAATATTAGTTGGAAGTAGGGGTGTTTATTCGGGCTGGATTTTTATCCTGCCCGGTCCAGAACCAGGATAACCAAGTTTCGGTTATGGGTTTCGGCCCAGGATAATTCCAGGCCGAAACCTGCATTTGTAATAACCGGTACATTCGGTCCAGACCCGAGTATGAAATCTGGATTCCGTATTTAATACCCGATACAATCGggtttgtataaaaataaaacttcccTCCCTAGTCCCAACGTCCCGGTCCCGAGTCCCgaccccccttctctctctctctctctctctctctctctctctctctctctctctctctctctctctctctctctcacacatgaAACCTAGCTTTGGAACCCTAGCCATCGCTGTGTCTCACGGGTTCTTCACTATCTCGTTGATTACTTGATGGAAAGGAAAGCAGATATGGgaagaagatgatccctatGTTTTGAGCGCATAATTCCTTGTCATCGCCGTCATCCTCGTGACCCAAAGGTTTGTTCTCTGCAATTTGGGTCCTTTTTTTCGATTTGGGTCTGTTTAGCTTTTATTCTCTACTACAACTTGTGTAGCTTTTATTCATGCCAGATCTGTTGCATCCTTCTTCagatattttagggttttttccTGTTGTTACTTTGTTAATTTGGGTATGTTTTGATgataatgtttgaatgtaaaagATTTAAGGAAATGTTTTTGTGGGTCAGATCAGTGTAGCATATTTACTGTGACTTTCGAGAGATGCACTAGCTTGGCATCACGTAGCCGTGTTAGACCACCCATCACCATGCACAGCCCTACATCTAACAGAGCACAATAGCTCATATTCTGACATGGTATGAGGCTCATACAATACTCATAGCACTGGATTAGTAAAATTacttgttagttttttttcttgtcactaatgaaaattaattaatttaaaagtatgcttttaataattatatttttgacataatttttttcatcatatAGAGATGATTTTGAATAATGGTTTGAATATAGACAGTTGAAGAATGTTTGAAAAGAGGgttctctctttgttgattttgggtttgttttgatGAGATTGTTTGAGTATTTTTATGGGCTAGATATGTATTGTTTTTATGAGTATGATTCTTTAACCTTATAAGTTTCTCTTTAATCACTAATATCTGAactttttattatgtttaaCTTTATAAGATCTgtattgtttttcaatttttaactgtGGTAATCACTTTACTTGTAGCCAGGCCCTTGTATCGAAAGAAATATGCTGCTCAATCATCTGAATTTTCTTTTAGAGGAAACCATATGCCTGGAGCCAAAATAAATTCTGCTTCTACAGAAGCACCTGCAATGCTTATGCCAAGCCTAGCTCATTTGAGACCAGTCATGGAAGGCATACGTGCAGGTATCATGAGGCAGACCTGGGTTTCCCCctgatat
This genomic window from Carya illinoinensis cultivar Pawnee chromosome 7, C.illinoinensisPawnee_v1, whole genome shotgun sequence contains:
- the LOC122316312 gene encoding protein SEED AND ROOT HAIR PROTECTIVE PROTEIN-like, producing MALTRFFMSSTSILLLSLLVIASATDYGYAPKPDYGQPKPQDHKPLPTEQLDYGKPKPQGNDKPRAVARITCKAVDEKGYEAIPFSILSDECDAKGYFLAPLSSSFLKESRNIKECKALLEHSPLETCKVPIDVNHGSTGAALSSFRILSNKQMKLFSVGLFFYTSEPRESSPQLPQTGFY